From Rutidosis leptorrhynchoides isolate AG116_Rl617_1_P2 chromosome 3, CSIRO_AGI_Rlap_v1, whole genome shotgun sequence, a single genomic window includes:
- the LOC139901093 gene encoding uncharacterized protein: protein MALVCNKVSWSNACTSFLWQWTRPLFGRSSADCEMLESFFEYASVDCGNTDKWKWLMNDNGCSRLAKETARNKLVPRKIELFAWRSLRKRIPARVEFYKKGIDLNSVRYPMCDDGLETVEHVLIFCKYAMDIWVQVFNWWGLGNVTTLSIEDIFRDSSPLHGSGNINRFGKPSSG, encoded by the exons ATGGCACTTGTATGCAATAAGGTCAGTTGGAGCAATGCCTGTACAAGCTTTCTGTGGCAATGGACTAGACCGTTATTTGGTAGATCGAGTGCTGATTGTGAGATGCTAGAATCATTTTTTGAGTATGCTTCTGTTGATTGCGGCAACACCGACAAGTGGAAATGGCTCATGAATGACAATGGGTGTTCAAGACTA GCTAAGGAAACTGCAAGAAATAAATTGGTACCCAGGAAAATAGAATTATTTGCATGGAGGTCATTACGTAAAAGAATCCCGGCCCGGGTTGAGTTTTATAAAAAAGGTATCGACCTCAACTCGGTGAGGTATCCCATGTGTGATGACGGACTAGAGACTGTAGAACACGTGCTTATCTTTTGCAAATACGCAATGGATATTTGGGTTCAGGTTTTTAATTGGTGGGGACTTGGTAATGTGACAACACTCTCTATCGAAGACATATTCAGAGACTCTTCCCCATTACACGGTTCGGGTAATATTAATAGATTTGGCAAGCCGTCAAGTGGGTGA